From the genome of Marixanthomonas ophiurae, one region includes:
- the drmB gene encoding DUF1998 domain-containing protein, with protein MAIRRNKKAADNKFVKIQTRKAISSYGGSGSIIETPFGALMIDRFDEWPFFHFNKQDGKTFIDNSYHINDERLLQRLSHKDGFEKLEAFVYVPDNVSSSSRADIPEHINDTISASFFPKWFYCNSCKRFKHIKDWWREWELAKPNATKKEFAPPKCGVCYAKRGSKFAPELEQVRFIMSAPTGDIKEIPWERWNKAQKAVKDEDSESGSVLLDYDTLCCENPDLRYTKSTKFSDLAGISVKCMNDGCSHKGRMMNLSGLFGLRERKYFSEAELLERHEEGKESKVFFKPVIRSSNSVYYPILVSSIFLPIDKGVRNKHIEKIQRFKEKGKDAQFIYEALEEEYALEQIKKILENDNNNSYIPELEYRLYEYNFLVKNPNIDFTDEDDNLIFRKEKLENLTNYGFEQLIGLRRIKMTTVQVGYTRQEPLTNDDFFSEMDETQVLIEKKFTSKWEHKTKYLPAIESFGEGVFIALSNDKIETWITQAEKNDVFKKKINKLYTNIESHAYRSVKEKFGMTVNREHLIRFLLVHTLSHLLIKELEFLCGYPSTSLNERLFVDKNQMQGVLLYTIAGAEGSYGGLVSQATEERTLRLLKSAIHRATDCASDPICYNTEDGQGIGGLNMAACYSCTLIPENACEEFNSFLDRSLLIDEEYGFFKNLINNKS; from the coding sequence ATGGCAATAAGAAGAAACAAGAAAGCAGCCGATAATAAGTTTGTAAAAATACAAACACGCAAAGCCATTAGTTCTTACGGTGGTTCAGGTTCTATTATAGAAACACCATTTGGGGCCTTAATGATTGATAGATTTGATGAGTGGCCATTTTTCCATTTTAATAAACAAGATGGTAAAACATTTATTGATAATTCATATCATATCAACGATGAACGTCTATTGCAGCGTTTATCTCATAAAGATGGCTTCGAAAAATTAGAAGCATTTGTATATGTACCTGATAATGTATCTTCTTCAAGTAGAGCTGATATTCCTGAACATATAAATGATACAATAAGTGCATCATTCTTTCCTAAGTGGTTTTACTGCAACTCGTGTAAAAGATTTAAACATATAAAAGATTGGTGGCGTGAATGGGAGTTAGCGAAACCTAATGCTACTAAAAAAGAATTTGCACCACCTAAATGCGGTGTCTGTTATGCAAAGCGAGGAAGTAAATTTGCGCCAGAATTAGAACAAGTACGTTTTATTATGTCTGCACCAACAGGAGATATAAAAGAAATACCTTGGGAAAGATGGAACAAAGCACAAAAAGCTGTAAAAGATGAAGATTCAGAAAGTGGTTCTGTATTATTAGACTATGATACTTTATGCTGTGAAAATCCAGACCTTAGATATACAAAGTCGACGAAGTTTTCAGATTTAGCAGGTATAAGCGTTAAGTGTATGAATGATGGTTGCAGTCATAAAGGTCGTATGATGAATCTTTCGGGTTTGTTTGGTTTACGTGAAAGAAAATACTTTTCTGAAGCAGAACTTTTAGAACGTCACGAAGAAGGGAAAGAATCAAAGGTATTTTTTAAACCTGTCATTCGTAGTAGTAATAGTGTTTACTATCCTATTCTCGTTTCCAGTATATTTTTACCTATAGATAAAGGAGTACGAAATAAGCATATTGAAAAAATTCAACGGTTTAAAGAAAAAGGTAAAGATGCACAATTTATATATGAAGCATTAGAAGAAGAATATGCTTTAGAACAAATCAAAAAAATATTAGAAAATGATAATAACAACTCATATATACCTGAGTTAGAGTATCGCCTTTATGAATATAATTTCTTAGTAAAAAACCCTAACATCGACTTTACGGATGAAGATGATAACTTAATCTTTAGGAAAGAAAAATTAGAAAACTTAACAAATTACGGTTTTGAACAATTAATAGGTTTAAGGCGTATTAAGATGACAACGGTACAAGTAGGTTATACAAGACAAGAACCATTAACAAATGATGATTTCTTCTCAGAAATGGACGAAACGCAGGTGCTTATTGAAAAGAAGTTTACATCTAAATGGGAACATAAAACCAAATATTTACCTGCAATTGAAAGTTTTGGAGAAGGTGTTTTTATAGCCTTGTCAAACGATAAAATTGAGACTTGGATAACACAAGCTGAAAAGAATGATGTTTTCAAAAAGAAGATAAACAAGCTATACACTAATATTGAAAGTCACGCATACCGTTCCGTAAAAGAAAAGTTTGGTATGACGGTAAATAGAGAACATTTGATACGTTTTCTATTGGTACACACACTTTCACATTTACTAATTAAGGAATTAGAATTTCTTTGTGGTTATCCCTCAACCTCATTAAATGAAAGATTATTTGTAGATAAAAACCAAATGCAAGGTGTGTTATTATACACTATTGCTGGTGCAGAAGGTAGTTATGGTGGCTTGGTCTCTCAAGCGACAGAAGAAAGAACATTGAGGTTATTAAAATCTGCAATCCATAGAGCTACCGATTGTGCTTCAGACCCAATATGCTATAATACCGAAG